One Rosa chinensis cultivar Old Blush chromosome 5, RchiOBHm-V2, whole genome shotgun sequence genomic region harbors:
- the LOC112165744 gene encoding exocyst complex component EXO84C isoform X2, which produces MESSEEEEDFPSLESITPQSKVDSLYQSHTEKGIRKLCCELLDLKDAVENLCGDVRTKYLAFLRISEEAVEMEHELVELRKHISSQGILVQDLMTGVFRELEGWNQSSSDVQKNSEIPELQDPLPTEADVHKIFLDKIDVLLAEHKVEEALEALDAEERNSPDLKSSADTSSIEGSTYRSVFLKRKALLEDQLVEITTQPFISFVELQKALMGLMKLGKGPLAHQLLLKFYGSRLQKRIEALFPSCSVCPKTYPATLSKLVFSIISSATQKSGLIFGDNPVYTNRVVQWAEWEIEYFVRSVKENAPSSETASALGAASICVQASLSYSSVLERQGLKLSKLILVLLRPFIEEVLELNFRRARKFVLDLVVADECMSFSPRFAPPLSAFTTSSEGVLVDSGIRFMCIIEDILEQLTPMIILHFGANILSRIGTLFDKYMDALIKALPESSDDDTLTELKEFVPFRAETDSEQLAILGVAFTIVDELLPNAVMTLWKQQSESVEPKSGPAENVMSSPSTSTEFKDWRRHLQHSFDKLRDHFCRQYVLSFIYSREGKTRLDAQIYLSENGDDLYWDSDPLPSLPFQALFAKLQQLATVAGDVLLGKEKIQKILLARLTETVLMWLSDEQEFWSVFENDTCPLQPFGLQQVSS; this is translated from the exons ATGGAGAGCagcgaagaagaagaggacttCCCATCATTAGAGAGCATCACTCCCCAGTCCAAAGTCGACTCTCTTTACCAATCCCACACCGAAaag GGAATTAGAAAGCTATGTTGCGAGCTCCTAGATTTAAAGGATGCAGTGGAGAACTTATGTGGAGATGTGCGAACCAAATACCTGGCTTTTCTGAG GATATCTGAGGAGGCTGTTGAAATGGAGCATGAGTTGGTTGAGCTCCGAAAGCACATTTCATCTCAAGGGATACTTGTGCAGGATTTGATGACTGGTGTATTCCGTGAATTGGAAGGATGGAATCAATCTAGTAGTGATGTTCAGAAAAATTCTGAGATTCCTGAACTTCAAGATCCCTTGCCAACTGAAGCAGATGTTCACAAGATATTTTTGGACAAAATTGATGTTCTCTTAGCTGAACATAAAGTGGAAGAAGCGTTAGAGGCTTTAGATGCTGAGGAGAGAAACTCTCCCGATCTGAAGAGTTCTGCAGATACTTCATCAATTGAAGGATCAACATACAGATCTGTTTTCTTGAAAAGAAAAGCATTGCTTGAGGATCAGCTAGTCGAGATTACTACACAACCTTTTATAAGTTTTGTCGAGTTGCAGAAGGCTTTAATGGGGTTAATGAAGCTTGGAAAAGGTCCGTTGGCACATCAGTTACTGCTGAAATTTTATGGATCCCGTCTTCAAAAGCGCATTGAGGCTCTATTTCCTTCTTGCTCTGTATGCCCTAAGACATATCCAGCAACATTATCCAAGCTCGTTTTTTCTATAATTTCATCAGCAACCCAGAAATCTGGTTTGATTTTTGGTGATAATCCTGTTTATACAAACAGAGTTGTTCAATGGGCAGAGTGGGAAATTGAATACTTTGTACGGTCGGTGAAAGAGAATGCACCGTCTTCGGAGACAGCTTCTGCTTTAGGTGCAGCTAGCATTTGTGTGCAGGCTAGTCTCAGCTACTCCTCAGTGCTGGAAAGGCAAGGTCTGAAATTGTCGAAATTAATTTTGGTACTGTTGCGGCCTTTCATTGAAGAAGTTTTAGAGTTGAACTTTAGACGGGCTAGAAAATTTGTTCTTGACTTGGTGGTTGCTGATGAGTGCATGTCATTTTCACCTCGCTTTGCACCTCCATTGTCTGCGTTTACAACATCATCAGAGGGTGTTCTTGTCGATAGCGGGATAAGATTTATGTGCATTATTGAA GATATATTGGAACAGTTGACCCCTATGATCATTTTGCATTTTGGGGCAAACATATTGAGCAGGATTGGAACTCTTTTTGATAAATACATGGATGCTTTAATTAAAGCCCTGCCAGAATCATCTGATGATGACACTCTTACAGAGCTCAAGGAGTTTGTACCCTTTCGAGCTGAAACAGATTCAGAACAGCTTGCCATTTTGGGAGTTGCATTTACCATTGTGGATGAACTACTACCCAATGCTGTAATGACCCTTTGGAAGCAGCAGAGTGAAAGTGTGGAACCAAAAAGTGGACCTGCTGAGAATGTCATGTCTAGTCCAAGCACTTCTACAGAGTTCAAGGATTGGAGACGCCATCTTCAGCATTCATTTGACAAGCTAAGAGACCATTTCTGCCGGCAATATGTCTTGAGCTTCATCTATTCGAGAGAAGGGAAAACACGATTGGATGCACAAATATATCTAAGTGAGAACGGGGATGATTTGTATTGGGACTCTGACCCTTTGCCTTCGCTTCCATTTCAG GCATTATTTGCAAAGCTGCAGCAATTAGCAACTGTGGCAGGAGATGTATTACTTGGAAAAGAGAAAATACAGAAAATTTTACTTGCTAGGCTAACGGAGACTGTTCTAATGTGGTTGTCTGATGAACAAGAGTTTTGGAGTGTCTTTGAGAATGATACATGTCCTCTTCAGCCATTTGGGTTGCAGCAG GTTAGCTCATAA
- the LOC112203214 gene encoding uncharacterized protein LOC112203214 — protein MLFLDGTFIKNKYKGMLLGACAKTGNKDVFPFAFTIVDVESKENWRWFLEHLAIILASNYRTIVFMTDRGAGLLDGVKEVFPNAPHSYCIKHLKDNLNGRYPSSYGSTFKEHIVRLFTQAAYARTLDIFNEKLEEFRKQSRGQGQSFLANLPPENYAIACFPAKRYGEMSNSLAESFNNMVKDERCMPLPQLLEGIRVRVMEIFCERKVQSSTWRSVLCPKLEKKLSKRIETGRNWRVSQSTNDIFEVCTEDSTVMVNLVERECSCAWWQFRCFPCSHAVQVMQKANRIPYRYIEDYWKTSFYRSAHDLPIFPVPDLDKPNPNSFGDSALQPPKTRKPPGRPRTRRIKSFGEESRSVKCTRCDQLGHHNRRSCNVAI, from the exons ATGCTGTTCCTTGATGGGACTTTtattaaaaacaagtataagggGATGCTATTGGGTGCTTGTGCTAAAACAGGGAACAAAG atGTTTTCCCATTTGCCTTTACCATTGTTGATGTTGAAAGTAAAGAGAATTGGAGGTGGTTCCTTGAACATTTGGCAATAATCTTGGCGAGCAACTACCGGACTATTGTATTCATGACAGACCGTGGAGCTGGTCTTTTGGATGGTGTGAAAGAGGTGTTTCCAAATGCGCCACACTCCTACTGTATCAAGCATCTAAAGGACAATTTGAATGGCAGGTATCCAAGTTCCTATGGTTCTACTTTTAAGGAACACATTGTGAGATTGTTTACACAAGCTGCATATGCTAGGACTTTAGATATCTTCAATGAAAAGTTGGAAGAATTTAGGAAGCAAAGTCGTGGGCAAGGTCAGTCCTTTCTTGCTAACTTGCCACCTGAAAACTATGCTATTGCTTGCTTCCCTGCTAAAAGATATGGCGAAATGAGTAATTCTTTGGCAGAGAGCTTCAACAACATGGTCAAGGATGAGAGATGCATGCCGCTGCCTCAGTTGCTTGAAGGCATTCGTGTGAGAGTTATGGAGATTTTTTGTGAAAGGAAGGTTCAATCTTCTACTTGGAGGAGTGTGCTATGTCCTAAGCTTGAGAAAAAGTTGTCGAAAAGGATAGAAACAGGGAGAAATTGGAGAGTTAGCCAgtctactaatgatatttttgaagttTGTACAGAGGATAGCACTGTCATGGTGAACTTGGTTGAGAGGGAGTGTTCTTGTGCTTGGTGGCAGTTTAGGTGCTTCCCATGTTCTCATGCAGTTCAAGTAATGCAGAAGGCGAACCGTATCCCTTACCGTTACATTGAAGATTACTGGAAGACCTCATTCTATAGAAGTGCTCATGATCTTCCTATTTTTCCAGTCCCGGATCTTGATAAGCCCAACCCTAATAGTTTTGGTGATTCAGCTTTGCAGCCTCCCAAGACTCGAAAACCTCCCGGAAGACCACGGACAAGGAGGATCAAGTCGTTTGGGGAAGAGTCCAGATCAGTGAAATGCACACGGTGTGATCAACTTGGCCACCACAATCGCAGGTCATGCAATGTGGCGATCTGA
- the LOC112166514 gene encoding uncharacterized protein C12B10.15c: MDKGIQGTINLRRNGEETVDLSGKVHLLPCCIKYNGPCDVSDYFKPKPTGMESEGLKTQEACFRGRKLLGASVPIPDGYSGFVLGKKSLDKRKASNISEGNSNFWEINAKYKNITYWNHDSLPSQDDAFLRSFHWLAVAKTMHEPVAAEDLVSASAALEKLN; the protein is encoded by the exons atggacaaGGGTATCCAAGGGACCATAAATctgagaagaaatggagaagaaactGTGGATTTGAGTGGCAAGGTTCACCTGCTCCCCTGCTGCATCAAATACAATGGCCCTTGTGACGTTTCGGACTACTTCAAACCCAAACCCACTG GAATGGAGTCCGAGGGCCTAAAGACGCAGGAGGCTTGTTTCCGAGGAAGGAAGTTGCTGGGAGCATCCGTTCCCATCCCAGATGGGTATTCTG GATTTGTCCTTGGGAAGAAGAGTCTTGACAAGAGAAAAGCTTCAAATATATCTGAAGGGAATTCAAACTTTTGGGAGATAAATGCCAAATATAAAAACATTACATATTGGAATCATGACAGCCTTCCTTCGCAGGATGATGCATTCTTGCGTTCTTTTCATTGGCTTGCTGTAGCAAAAACT ATGCATGAACCAGTAGCAGCAGAAGATTTGGTTTCTGCATCCGCTGCTCTGGAAAAGTTGAACTGA
- the LOC112203215 gene encoding putative F-box protein At3g52320 — MPSTKDCCELSGHSHNVNLRQNQAGTVDTQARALSIKRKKVSDAVPELPFDIITEILSWLPVDSLLRFKCVCKKWRSLLLDYNFIAKHMVRASPLQLSHKKEWQPNKLIWTILSGANFKLISGVAGLLLEESLTSRVSRIRNFATHQVLYLPDAHGETSTVGFVFDSSTCECKAACFHWKQEGDTGNEVGFKVLSIGKDDQWRTLKLPKQNGKLFVARYFTATNEEGAAHAVEIIRDGQDFKLEVQSVDIWSECFTITTLPRGAFLDLKRVAIFRWNYYVAVADIVEESLNVLVLEDFKKHKWRKIIVPLKFLKDNPGLKDEIRPHQVWLNYLRLHNAVKKNILVYDMERKVIKVIKVTHTKSTEKIYEFRKPSLVTLKGMKNEY; from the exons ATG CCATCCACAAAGGATTGCTGTGAGTTATCTGGTCACTCCCACAATGTAAATCTGAGACAAAACCAGGCG GGGACAGTTGACACTCAAGCTAGGGCACTTTCAATAAAGAGAAAGAAG GTATCTGATGCAGTACCAGAGCTTCCTTTTGATATAATCACTGAGATTTTGAGCTGGTTGCCTGTAGATTCTTTGCTAAGGTTCAAGTGTGTGTGTAAAAAATGGCGTTCCTTGCTTCTAGACTACAATTTCATTGCAAAACATATGGTTCGAGCCAGTCCTCTGCAACTTTCCCATAAAAAAGAATGGCAACCTAACAAATTGATCTGGACCATTCTTTCTGGGGCAAACTTCAAGCTTATCTCAGGTGTGGCTGGCTTGCTTCTGGAGGAGAGTCTTACTTCTCGAGTTTCCCGAATCAGAAACTTTGCAACGCATCAAGTACTTTACTTGCCTGATGCACATGGGGAAACTAGTACAgtgggttttgtttttgattcaTCCACTTGTGAGTGTAAAGCGGCATGTTTTCATTGGAAACAGGAGGGTGACACTGGCAATGAAGTAGGCTTTAAAGTTCTAAGTATCGGAAAGGATGATCAATGGAGGACCCTGAAGCTGCCCAAGCAAAATGGCAAATTGTTCGTGGCACGATATTTTACAGCAACTAACGAAGAAGGGGCCGCTCATGCGGTGGAAATTATTAGAGATGGACAAGATTTCAAGCTAGAAGTTCAATCTGTTGATATATGGAGTGAATGTTTCACCATTACCACTCTGCCCCGGGGAGCTTTCTTAGACTTGAAAAGAGTTGCAATTTTCCGTTGGAATTACTATGTAGCTGTTGCTGATATAGTAGAGGAATCCCTTAACGTCTTGGTGTTGGAAGACTTCAAGAAACACAAATGGAGGAAGATCATTGTTCCCTTGAAATTCTTGAAGGACAATCCAGGTTTAAAAGATGAGATTCGCCCTCATCAAGTTTGGTTAAATTACCTCCGGTTGCACAATGCAGTGAAAAAGAATATTCTCGTGTATGATATGGAAAGGAAGGTGATCAAGGTGATCAAGGTGACGCATACCAAGTCTACGGAGAAAATATATGAATTCCGAAAGCCAAGCCTGGTTACTCTCAAGGGAATGAAGAATGAATACTAG
- the LOC112165744 gene encoding exocyst complex component EXO84C isoform X1 — MESSEEEEDFPSLESITPQSKVDSLYQSHTEKGIRKLCCELLDLKDAVENLCGDVRTKYLAFLRISEEAVEMEHELVELRKHISSQGILVQDLMTGVFRELEGWNQSSSDVQKNSEIPELQDPLPTEADVHKIFLDKIDVLLAEHKVEEALEALDAEERNSPDLKSSADTSSIEGSTYRSVFLKRKALLEDQLVEITTQPFISFVELQKALMGLMKLGKGPLAHQLLLKFYGSRLQKRIEALFPSCSVCPKTYPATLSKLVFSIISSATQKSGLIFGDNPVYTNRVVQWAEWEIEYFVRSVKENAPSSETASALGAASICVQASLSYSSVLERQGLKLSKLILVLLRPFIEEVLELNFRRARKFVLDLVVADECMSFSPRFAPPLSAFTTSSEGVLVDSGIRFMCIIEDILEQLTPMIILHFGANILSRIGTLFDKYMDALIKALPESSDDDTLTELKEFVPFRAETDSEQLAILGVAFTIVDELLPNAVMTLWKQQSESVEPKSGPAENVMSSPSTSTEFKDWRRHLQHSFDKLRDHFCRQYVLSFIYSREGKTRLDAQIYLSENGDDLYWDSDPLPSLPFQALFAKLQQLATVAGDVLLGKEKIQKILLARLTETVLMWLSDEQEFWSVFENDTCPLQPFGLQQLILDMHFTVEIARFAGYPPRHVHQIASAIIARAIRAFSAKGIEPQTALPEDEWFVETAKSSINKLLLGTEGSETSEVDQDHINLHGHIVMDSEDDDDDDDSDSSLSSVESTESFASASMGELDSPRNFDD; from the exons ATGGAGAGCagcgaagaagaagaggacttCCCATCATTAGAGAGCATCACTCCCCAGTCCAAAGTCGACTCTCTTTACCAATCCCACACCGAAaag GGAATTAGAAAGCTATGTTGCGAGCTCCTAGATTTAAAGGATGCAGTGGAGAACTTATGTGGAGATGTGCGAACCAAATACCTGGCTTTTCTGAG GATATCTGAGGAGGCTGTTGAAATGGAGCATGAGTTGGTTGAGCTCCGAAAGCACATTTCATCTCAAGGGATACTTGTGCAGGATTTGATGACTGGTGTATTCCGTGAATTGGAAGGATGGAATCAATCTAGTAGTGATGTTCAGAAAAATTCTGAGATTCCTGAACTTCAAGATCCCTTGCCAACTGAAGCAGATGTTCACAAGATATTTTTGGACAAAATTGATGTTCTCTTAGCTGAACATAAAGTGGAAGAAGCGTTAGAGGCTTTAGATGCTGAGGAGAGAAACTCTCCCGATCTGAAGAGTTCTGCAGATACTTCATCAATTGAAGGATCAACATACAGATCTGTTTTCTTGAAAAGAAAAGCATTGCTTGAGGATCAGCTAGTCGAGATTACTACACAACCTTTTATAAGTTTTGTCGAGTTGCAGAAGGCTTTAATGGGGTTAATGAAGCTTGGAAAAGGTCCGTTGGCACATCAGTTACTGCTGAAATTTTATGGATCCCGTCTTCAAAAGCGCATTGAGGCTCTATTTCCTTCTTGCTCTGTATGCCCTAAGACATATCCAGCAACATTATCCAAGCTCGTTTTTTCTATAATTTCATCAGCAACCCAGAAATCTGGTTTGATTTTTGGTGATAATCCTGTTTATACAAACAGAGTTGTTCAATGGGCAGAGTGGGAAATTGAATACTTTGTACGGTCGGTGAAAGAGAATGCACCGTCTTCGGAGACAGCTTCTGCTTTAGGTGCAGCTAGCATTTGTGTGCAGGCTAGTCTCAGCTACTCCTCAGTGCTGGAAAGGCAAGGTCTGAAATTGTCGAAATTAATTTTGGTACTGTTGCGGCCTTTCATTGAAGAAGTTTTAGAGTTGAACTTTAGACGGGCTAGAAAATTTGTTCTTGACTTGGTGGTTGCTGATGAGTGCATGTCATTTTCACCTCGCTTTGCACCTCCATTGTCTGCGTTTACAACATCATCAGAGGGTGTTCTTGTCGATAGCGGGATAAGATTTATGTGCATTATTGAA GATATATTGGAACAGTTGACCCCTATGATCATTTTGCATTTTGGGGCAAACATATTGAGCAGGATTGGAACTCTTTTTGATAAATACATGGATGCTTTAATTAAAGCCCTGCCAGAATCATCTGATGATGACACTCTTACAGAGCTCAAGGAGTTTGTACCCTTTCGAGCTGAAACAGATTCAGAACAGCTTGCCATTTTGGGAGTTGCATTTACCATTGTGGATGAACTACTACCCAATGCTGTAATGACCCTTTGGAAGCAGCAGAGTGAAAGTGTGGAACCAAAAAGTGGACCTGCTGAGAATGTCATGTCTAGTCCAAGCACTTCTACAGAGTTCAAGGATTGGAGACGCCATCTTCAGCATTCATTTGACAAGCTAAGAGACCATTTCTGCCGGCAATATGTCTTGAGCTTCATCTATTCGAGAGAAGGGAAAACACGATTGGATGCACAAATATATCTAAGTGAGAACGGGGATGATTTGTATTGGGACTCTGACCCTTTGCCTTCGCTTCCATTTCAG GCATTATTTGCAAAGCTGCAGCAATTAGCAACTGTGGCAGGAGATGTATTACTTGGAAAAGAGAAAATACAGAAAATTTTACTTGCTAGGCTAACGGAGACTGTTCTAATGTGGTTGTCTGATGAACAAGAGTTTTGGAGTGTCTTTGAGAATGATACATGTCCTCTTCAGCCATTTGGGTTGCAGCAG CTGATTCTTGACATGCACTTCACTGTGGAAATTGCACGTTTTGCGGGTTACCCACCACGGCATGTGCACCAAATTGCATCGGCCATAATTGCTCGTGCTATCAGGGCCTTTTCTGCAAAAGGGATAGAACCACAAAC TGCACTTCCGGAGGATGAGTGGTTTGTTGAAACTgcaaaatcatcaataaacaagctACTTTTGGGAACAGAAGGGTCAGAGACATCGGAAGTTGACCAAGATCACATCAATCTACACGGCCATATCGTCATGGATTCAGAGGACGACGATGACGATGATGATTCTGACTCATCCCTCTCATCGGTAGAGTCTACTGAGTCTTTTGCTTCCGCAAGTATGGGTGAACTTGATAGTCCAAGGAATTTTGATGATTAG
- the LOC112201789 gene encoding probable RNA 3'-terminal phosphate cyclase-like protein gives MGKSSYKRLTGSQNLRQRLVLATLSATPVLIEDIRTDDTWPGLRRHEVSFLRLLEKICDDCAVEINETGTKLKFKPGIVMGGRNLVHDCGLTRSIGYFLEPLIVLGLFAKKPISIKLKGITNDSKDPSVDTFRSTTFPMLKRFGVPSEGLELKIENRGSPPLGGGEVLLAIPVVQSLTAVKWTDEGMVKRIRGVTFSTRVSSQFENTMVFAARGIFNSFLPDVHIFTDHRAGVHAGNSPGYGISLVAETTSGCCLSADTAISYAHEEATAGLEDEKKELMPPDEVGVQIASVLLGEIEQGGVVDSTHQGLLFLLCALCPQDVSKVRVGRLSPYGIETLRHIKDFLGVQFVITADPTTGTVMLKCVGCGLKNLSRKVS, from the exons ATGGGAAAGTCGAGTTACAAGAGGCTCACTGGAAGCCAGAACCTAAGACAACGGCTTGTATTGGCTACTCTCTCAGCCACCCCAGTTTTAATAGAGGACATACGCACGGATGATACATGGCCTGGTTTGCGTCGTCATGAAGTATCCTTCCTCCGCTTGCTCGAGAAGATTTGTGATGACTGTGCTGTTGAAATCAACGAGACCG gcacaaaattgaagttcaagcCAGGGATAGTGATGGGCGGGAGGAATCTGGTGCACGACTGTGGTCTTACTCGGTCTATTGGCTATTTCTTGGAGCCTTTGATTGTGCTCGGTCTGTTTGCAAAAAAACCTATTTCCATTAAACTTAAAG GAATCACAAATGATTCAAAGGACCCATCTGTTGATACCTTTCGGTCTACAACCTTTCCCATGTTAAAACGCTTTGGAGTTCCCTCAGAAGGGTTGGAGCTAAAAATAGAGAATCGTGGATCTCCTCCTCTGGGAGGTGGTGAAGTGCTTTTGGCAATTCCGGTTGTTCAAAGTCTCACT GCAGTAAAGTGGACTGATGAGGGGATGGTTAAGAGGATCAGAGGGGTTACGTTCTCAACAAGAGTGTCTTCACAGTTTGAAAATACCATGGTATTTGCAGCTCGTGGAATCTTTAATTCCTTCCTTCCAGATGTTCACATATTCACTGACCATAGAGCTGGTGTTCATGCTGGAAA TTCACCTGGTTATGGAATTTCACTGGTTGCGGAAACAACTTCTGGTTGCTGTCTCTCTGCTGATACAGCAATTTCTTATGCACATGAGGAAGCGACAGCTGGACTTGAAGATGAGAAGAAAGAGCTGATGCCTCCAGATGAAGTTGGTGTGCAAATTGCTTCTGTTCTGCTTGGAGAGATCGAGCAGGGTGGAGTGGTAGATTCAACACACCAG GGTTTGTTGTTTCTTCTTTGTGCACTATGTCCACAAGATGTTTCAAAAGTTCGGGTTGGAAGGCTCTCTCCTTATGGAATAGAAACACTCCGACACATCAAAGATTTTCTTGGAGTTCAATTTGTGATTACAGCTGACCCAACCACTGGAACTGTTATGCTCAAGTGTGTTGGCTGTGGTCTTAAGAACCTATCTAGAAAGGTCTCGTGA